In Mustela lutreola isolate mMusLut2 chromosome 1, mMusLut2.pri, whole genome shotgun sequence, one genomic interval encodes:
- the DRD4 gene encoding D(4) dopamine receptor translates to MGNRSAADADGLLAGRGPGTGGGAGSPGAAAALAGGVLLIGAVLAGNALVCVSVAAERALQTPTNYFIVSLAAADLLLALLVLPLFVYSEVQGGVWQFSPGLCDALMAMDVMLCTASIFNLCAISADRFVAVAVPLSYNRQSGGGRQLLLIGATWLLSAAVAAPVLCGLNDARGRDPAVCRLEDRDYVVYSSVCSFFLPCPVMLLLYWATFRGLRRWEAARRTKLHGRRPRRPSGPGPPPPEAVETPEAPEAIPTPDATPAEPALPASEERRAKITGRERKAMRVLPVVVGAFLVCWTPFFVVHITGALCPACAVPPRLVSAVTWLGYVNSALNPLIYTVFNAEFRAVFRKALRLCC, encoded by the exons ATGGGGAACCGCAGCGCGGCGGACGCGGacgggctgctggcagggcgcgGGCCGGGAACCGGCGGCGGCGCGGGGTCTCCCGGAGCGGCGGCGGCGCTGGCGGGGGGCGTGCTGCTCATCGGAGCGGTGCTCGCGGGGAACGCGCTCGTGTGCGTCAGCGTGGCGGCCGAGCGCGCCCTGCAGACGCCCACCAACTACTTCATCGTGAGCCTGGCGGCCGCCGACCTGCTCCTCGCCCTGCTCGTGCTGCCCCTCTTCGTCTACTCCGAG GTCCAGGGTGGCGTGTGGCAGTTCAGCCCCGGCCTCTGCGACGCTCTCATGGCCATGGATGTCATGCTGTGCACGGCCTCCATCTTCAACCTGTGCGCCATCAGCGCCGACAG gttCGTGGCGGTGGCCGTGCCGCTGAGCTACAACCGCCAGAGCGGCGGCGGGCGTCAGCTGCTGCTCATCGGCGCCACGTGGCTGCTGTCGGCCGCGGTGGCGGCGCCGGTGCTGTGCGGCCTCAACGACGCGCGCGGCCGCGACCCCGCCGTGTGCCGCCTGGAGGACCGCGACTACGTGGTCTACTCGTCCGTCTGCTCCTTCTTCCTGCCCTGCCCGGTCATGCTGCTGCTCTACTGGGCCACGTTCCGCGGCCTGCGGCGCTGGGAGGCCGCCCGTCGCACCAAGCTGCACGGCCGCCGGCCGCGCCGGCCCAGCGGCCCCGGCCCGCCGCCCCCCGAGGCCGTCGAGACCCCCGAGGCCCCCGAGGCCATCCCGACTCCCGACGCCACTCCGGCCGAGCCCGCGCTGCCGGCGAGCGAGGAGAGGCGCGCCAAGATCACGGGCCGCGAGCGCAAGGCCATGAGGGTCCTGCCCGTGGTGGTCG gggcCTTCCTGGTGTGCTGGACGCCCTTCTTCGTGGTGCACATCACCGGGGCGCTGTGTCCCGCCTGCGCCGTGCCTCCGCGGCTGGTCAGCGCCGTCACCTGGCTGGGCTACGTCAACAGCGCGCTCAACCCCCTCATCTACACGGTCTTCAACGCCGAGTTCCGCGCGGTCTTCCGCAAGGCCCTTCGCCTCTGCTGCTga